In one window of Rathayibacter caricis DSM 15933 DNA:
- a CDS encoding sugar ABC transporter substrate-binding protein → MTSTSTAARWGAAILASGLAVTLAACSSGGSSSDSSSDAGLTVMIGSSGDAETTAVTDAVNAWGEENGTTVEVVAASDLTQQLGQGFSGGNPPDLFYMSWDQFQTYASNRYLEPYAQDAGNADAFYPALREAFTYDDQFYCEPKDFSTLGLVINTDLWAAAGLTDADIPTDWAGLESAAAKLTASGVTGLSFGAEYARIGTFMNQAGGSLLSEDGETVTADTPENVAGLTEVKKLLTDGTLKFPADLDSGWSGEAFGKGAAAMVIEGPWINGALEADYPDVNYTVAELPAGPGGKSTFTFSNCWGIPVGSETAEQAQSLVESLTADEQQLAFSDAFGVIPSTETGAAEYATKYPENAAFVSGNDYAVSPVAFAGAATVITDFNSALEGLASGDPEAILADLQTNLQDALDTANAK, encoded by the coding sequence CGGCCTCGCGGTCACTCTCGCCGCCTGCTCGAGCGGCGGCTCCTCCTCCGACTCGTCGTCCGACGCCGGACTCACGGTGATGATCGGCTCGTCCGGTGACGCCGAGACCACCGCGGTCACCGACGCCGTGAACGCCTGGGGCGAGGAGAACGGCACCACCGTCGAGGTCGTCGCCGCCAGCGACCTGACGCAGCAGCTCGGCCAGGGCTTCTCGGGAGGCAACCCGCCCGACCTCTTCTACATGAGCTGGGACCAGTTCCAGACCTACGCGAGCAACCGCTACCTCGAGCCCTACGCGCAGGACGCCGGGAACGCCGACGCGTTCTACCCGGCGCTGCGCGAGGCGTTCACCTACGACGACCAGTTCTACTGCGAGCCGAAGGACTTCTCGACGCTGGGTCTCGTCATCAACACCGACCTCTGGGCGGCCGCCGGTCTCACCGACGCCGACATCCCGACCGACTGGGCGGGCCTCGAGTCGGCTGCGGCGAAGCTCACCGCGAGCGGAGTGACCGGACTCTCCTTCGGCGCCGAGTACGCGCGCATCGGCACCTTCATGAACCAGGCCGGCGGCTCGCTGCTGTCCGAGGACGGCGAGACCGTCACCGCGGACACTCCCGAGAACGTGGCCGGGCTCACCGAGGTGAAGAAGCTGCTGACCGACGGGACGCTGAAGTTCCCGGCCGACCTCGACTCCGGCTGGTCCGGGGAGGCGTTCGGCAAGGGCGCCGCCGCGATGGTCATCGAGGGCCCGTGGATCAACGGCGCGCTCGAGGCCGACTACCCCGACGTGAATTACACCGTCGCCGAGCTCCCCGCGGGCCCCGGTGGCAAGTCGACCTTCACCTTCAGCAACTGCTGGGGCATCCCGGTCGGCAGCGAGACCGCGGAGCAGGCGCAGTCGCTCGTCGAGTCCCTCACCGCCGACGAGCAACAGCTCGCGTTCTCGGACGCGTTCGGAGTGATCCCCTCGACCGAGACGGGCGCCGCGGAGTACGCGACGAAGTACCCCGAGAACGCCGCCTTCGTGTCGGGCAACGACTACGCCGTCAGCCCGGTCGCCTTCGCGGGCGCCGCCACCGTGATCACCGACTTCAACTCCGCCCTTGAGGGCCTGGCGTCGGGCGACCCGGAGGCGATCCTCGCCGACCTGCAGACGAACCTGCAGGACGCGCTCGACACCGCGAACGCGAAGTAG